In the Burkholderia glumae LMG 2196 = ATCC 33617 genome, one interval contains:
- a CDS encoding cobaltochelatase CobT-related protein, translating into MTAMRDPAGPNPRAPAGARHDPGERLGRLARVLTGDAAVQVRISRDGPALVAGSEPSASTLLLVPARAGDTPLTADELAGWVDLLAARLRFGEPARLARVASNVTRALAQTIDDQRASLALLARFPGAAALLACQREAATREMALRWPKLAWRERFVWRVSRALRGEPPPQTERSDSLDATLAAASALIDAARAATSTAASIDAAAAIVERVQALARGDANNMMIGLDHETTLDSPASPAEVAAEHVDEPMPDGAHGALDPLDARATNPARPGTAMLADAAAAAPDTDPSAAGDSAPAPRPAGNATASALSVPITTAFDTVTDLTGSGDATAWRRLRAAARAQTARLKDQLERALEADEQLHWRGEQERGELDRRALARLATSPGYRTPFRVRRARAGRDTAVTLLIDRSGSMAGRKIELARLCAAALCDALTQLGFACEALGYSSSEVPAMRAWHRAWLAAGHSPRGYNRFVERLDLEIYKRFDSDNPSGLARIESGHENPDGEALAWAAGRLLAHRARRRILMVLSDGYPATGDGDPARLRADLRARIADIGARGVELIGVGILDDAVEAFYPTRTVVERLGDLPAAAFDTLARALLRQRARAGGPPGRESGQGCA; encoded by the coding sequence ATGACGGCCATGCGCGATCCCGCCGGCCCGAACCCGCGCGCGCCGGCCGGCGCCCGCCACGATCCGGGCGAACGGCTCGGCAGGCTCGCGCGCGTGCTGACGGGCGACGCCGCCGTGCAGGTGCGGATCTCGCGCGACGGCCCGGCGCTCGTGGCCGGCAGCGAACCCTCGGCATCCACGTTGCTGCTGGTGCCGGCCCGCGCCGGCGACACGCCGCTCACCGCCGACGAACTCGCGGGCTGGGTCGATCTGCTCGCCGCGCGGCTGCGCTTCGGCGAGCCGGCACGGCTCGCGCGCGTCGCCTCGAACGTGACGCGCGCGCTCGCGCAGACGATCGACGACCAGCGCGCGAGCCTCGCGCTGCTGGCCCGCTTCCCCGGCGCGGCGGCGCTGCTGGCGTGCCAGCGCGAGGCGGCCACGCGCGAGATGGCGCTGCGCTGGCCGAAGCTGGCCTGGCGCGAGCGCTTCGTCTGGCGCGTCTCGCGCGCGCTTCGCGGCGAACCGCCGCCGCAGACCGAACGCAGCGACTCGCTCGACGCCACGCTCGCCGCCGCCTCGGCGCTGATCGACGCGGCGCGCGCCGCCACTTCCACGGCCGCCAGCATCGACGCGGCGGCGGCCATCGTCGAGCGGGTCCAGGCACTCGCGCGCGGCGACGCGAACAACATGATGATCGGCCTCGACCACGAGACGACGCTCGACTCCCCCGCCAGCCCCGCCGAGGTCGCGGCCGAGCACGTGGACGAGCCCATGCCAGACGGCGCACACGGCGCGCTCGACCCACTCGATGCGCGCGCAACCAATCCGGCGCGGCCCGGCACCGCGATGCTCGCCGATGCCGCTGCGGCCGCCCCCGACACTGATCCCAGTGCCGCCGGCGACAGTGCGCCCGCGCCGCGCCCGGCCGGCAACGCCACCGCATCGGCGCTGTCGGTCCCGATCACCACCGCGTTCGATACCGTCACCGACCTGACGGGCAGCGGCGACGCCACCGCATGGCGCAGGCTGCGCGCGGCGGCACGCGCGCAGACCGCGCGCCTGAAGGACCAGCTCGAGCGCGCGCTGGAAGCCGACGAACAGCTGCACTGGCGTGGCGAGCAGGAGCGCGGCGAACTCGATCGCCGCGCGCTCGCGCGCCTGGCGACCTCGCCCGGCTACCGCACGCCGTTCCGCGTCCGGCGCGCGCGGGCCGGGCGCGACACGGCCGTCACACTGCTGATCGATCGCAGCGGCTCGATGGCGGGCCGCAAGATCGAACTCGCGCGCCTGTGCGCCGCCGCGCTCTGCGACGCGCTCACCCAGCTCGGTTTCGCCTGCGAGGCGCTCGGCTACAGTTCGAGCGAGGTGCCGGCGATGCGCGCCTGGCACCGGGCCTGGCTCGCCGCCGGCCACTCGCCGCGCGGCTACAACCGGTTCGTGGAGCGGCTCGACCTGGAGATCTACAAGCGCTTCGATTCGGACAATCCGAGCGGACTCGCGCGCATCGAATCCGGCCACGAGAACCCCGACGGCGAAGCGCTCGCCTGGGCCGCCGGGCGGCTGCTCGCGCACCGCGCGCGGCGGCGCATCCTGATGGTGCTGTCGGACGGCTATCCAGCCACCGGCGACGGCGATCCCGCCCGGCTGCGCGCCGACCTGCGCGCGCGCATCGCCGACATCGGCGCGCGCGGCGTCGAACTGATCGGCGTGGGCATCCTCGACGACGCCGTCGAGGCGTTCTATCCGACCCGCACCGTGGTCGAACGGCTGGGCGACCTGCCGGCCGCCGCCTTCGACACGCTCGCGCGCGCGCTGCTTCGCCAGCGCGCTCGCGCGGGCGGCCCGCCTGGCAGGGAATCAGGGCAGGGCTGCGCGTAG
- a CDS encoding alpha/beta hydrolase, with protein sequence MTPDLIQEPSSMLAYRLRPAHGTPRSRLLLLHGVGGNETQLLKAAAALDPRIELVFVRGPLALGPGQHAWFPVQFGPNGPSIDAARADASRLALIGLIRALHAADGAAPLPTWIGGFSQGGIMSASVGLSSPADVRGFAILSGRILPEIEAHLAPREALATLDAFIAHGEYDDKLPVSWAERADAWLTRLGVPHDTRRYPVGHQLSEAIVGDFAAWAARCAGLD encoded by the coding sequence ATGACCCCTGACCTGATCCAGGAACCGAGCTCGATGCTCGCCTACCGGCTGCGCCCGGCACACGGCACGCCGCGCTCGCGCCTGCTGCTGCTGCACGGCGTGGGCGGCAACGAGACCCAGCTGCTGAAGGCCGCCGCGGCGCTCGACCCGCGTATCGAGCTGGTCTTCGTGCGCGGCCCGCTCGCGCTCGGCCCCGGGCAACACGCATGGTTTCCGGTGCAGTTCGGGCCGAACGGCCCGTCGATCGACGCCGCGCGCGCCGATGCGAGCCGGCTCGCGCTGATCGGGCTGATCCGCGCGCTGCACGCCGCCGACGGCGCCGCGCCGCTGCCGACGTGGATCGGCGGCTTCAGCCAGGGCGGCATCATGAGCGCGAGCGTGGGCCTGAGCTCGCCCGCCGACGTGCGGGGCTTCGCGATCCTGAGCGGCCGCATCCTGCCCGAGATCGAGGCGCATCTCGCGCCGCGCGAGGCGCTCGCGACGCTCGATGCCTTCATCGCGCATGGCGAATACGACGACAAGCTGCCGGTATCGTGGGCCGAGCGCGCCGACGCCTGGCTGACCCGGCTGGGCGTGCCGCACGACACGCGCCGCTACCCGGTCGGCCATCAGCTGAGCGAGGCGATCGTCGGCGATTTCGCCGCATGGGCGGCGCGCTGCGCCGGTCTCGACTGA
- a CDS encoding AAA family ATPase, protein MTIQPAPIPADASPVGVYTRADDAWLVSHSERPHLFRIQHRRADGATDIDTVVDLDNLDAKLRKWRREGYTRSDGPAAGSPPQRAGFLRELRAAAGAQPGATLAGVALPAGAGGPLVPARDPAYRFDARAANVLRDIVENRRLLLIGHTGSGKTSLIEQTAAHTGHGVLRANMNGQTSVGDFVGFWTVKGGATIWVDGVLPSAMRQGLWLIVDEVDFAEPAILAVLTAVLEPGGRLLLKEKGGEIVAPHPSFRLFATANAAGAMSRFRHLYQGANVMNDAFLDRWRVYQIDYLAPADEAAVLRRTFGERVSPAMADTLAAIAAACRRAFERDDLASAFSTRRLIDWTDLMLRTGDPEEAAGPTIYAKVSAEDAALIRDIIRHHIDLDAV, encoded by the coding sequence ATGACCATCCAGCCCGCCCCGATCCCCGCCGACGCGTCGCCCGTCGGGGTATATACGCGCGCCGACGACGCCTGGCTCGTCAGCCACTCGGAACGCCCGCACCTGTTCCGCATCCAGCATCGCCGCGCGGACGGCGCGACCGACATCGATACCGTGGTCGATCTCGACAACCTCGACGCGAAACTGCGCAAGTGGCGGCGCGAAGGCTATACGCGCAGCGACGGGCCTGCCGCGGGCTCGCCGCCGCAGCGGGCCGGCTTCCTGCGCGAACTGCGCGCGGCGGCCGGCGCGCAGCCGGGCGCGACGCTCGCCGGCGTTGCGCTGCCGGCCGGTGCCGGCGGCCCGCTGGTGCCCGCGCGCGACCCCGCCTACCGGTTCGACGCGCGCGCCGCGAACGTGCTGCGCGACATCGTCGAGAACCGCCGCCTGCTGCTGATCGGCCACACGGGCAGCGGCAAGACCAGCCTGATCGAGCAGACCGCCGCGCACACCGGCCACGGCGTGCTGCGCGCGAACATGAACGGCCAGACCAGCGTGGGCGATTTCGTCGGCTTCTGGACCGTCAAGGGCGGCGCGACGATCTGGGTCGACGGCGTGCTGCCGAGCGCAATGCGCCAGGGGCTTTGGCTGATCGTCGACGAGGTCGATTTCGCCGAGCCGGCGATCCTGGCCGTGCTGACCGCCGTGCTCGAACCGGGCGGGCGGCTGCTGCTGAAGGAGAAGGGCGGCGAGATCGTCGCGCCGCATCCGTCGTTCCGCCTGTTCGCCACCGCCAACGCGGCCGGCGCGATGAGCCGCTTCCGCCATCTCTACCAGGGTGCCAACGTGATGAACGACGCGTTCCTCGATCGCTGGCGCGTCTATCAGATCGACTATCTGGCACCGGCCGACGAGGCCGCCGTGCTGCGCCGGACCTTCGGCGAGCGCGTCAGCCCGGCGATGGCCGACACGCTCGCCGCGATCGCGGCCGCCTGCCGGCGCGCGTTCGAGCGCGACGACCTGGCGAGCGCGTTCTCGACGCGGCGCCTGATCGACTGGACCGACCTGATGCTGCGCACCGGGGACCCGGAAGAAGCGGCCGGCCCGACGATCTACGCGAAGGTGAGCGCCGAGGACGCCGCGCTGATCCGCGACATCATCCGTCACCACATCGACCTCGACGCGGTATGA